Proteins encoded by one window of Sphingosinicella sp. BN140058:
- a CDS encoding fumarylacetoacetate hydrolase family protein yields the protein MKYASFRRADGRSAYGRVEGDAIVELGNGTDAPADLKAALGAGALGTLPDGPRHTFAEITLLPVIPNPGKILCVGHNYETHRQETGRAKVDHPSIFTRFADTLVGHGEPILRPKVSTNLDYEAELAVVIGRGGRAIAEGEAFDHIAGFACFNDASVRDWQWHTSQFTPGKNFPGTGGFGPWLVTPDEAGTLSELRVISRLNGMVMQDQPIGDMIFPIARIIAYVSAFTVLEVGDVIATGTPGGVGAKRTPPLWMKAGDAIEIDIGPVGILRNRIVDEP from the coding sequence ATGAAATATGCAAGCTTCCGCCGCGCCGACGGCCGCTCCGCTTACGGCCGGGTCGAGGGCGATGCGATTGTCGAGCTCGGCAATGGGACGGATGCCCCGGCCGACCTCAAGGCCGCGCTCGGGGCGGGGGCGCTGGGGACTTTGCCGGACGGCCCGCGCCACACGTTCGCCGAGATCACTCTGCTGCCGGTCATCCCCAATCCCGGCAAGATCCTGTGCGTCGGCCATAATTACGAGACCCACCGGCAGGAGACCGGCCGCGCCAAGGTCGATCATCCCTCGATCTTTACCCGCTTCGCCGACACGCTCGTCGGGCACGGCGAGCCGATCCTCCGCCCCAAGGTATCGACCAATCTTGATTATGAGGCGGAACTCGCCGTCGTCATCGGGCGCGGCGGCCGCGCCATCGCCGAGGGCGAGGCCTTCGACCACATTGCCGGTTTTGCATGCTTCAACGACGCGTCGGTGCGCGACTGGCAATGGCATACGAGCCAGTTCACCCCGGGGAAGAACTTTCCCGGTACCGGCGGCTTCGGCCCCTGGCTGGTCACGCCCGACGAAGCCGGCACTCTGTCGGAGCTGCGGGTAATCAGCCGCCTCAACGGCATGGTCATGCAGGATCAGCCGATCGGCGACATGATCTTCCCGATCGCGAGAATCATCGCCTACGTCTCGGCCTTCACCGTTCTGGAGGTTGGCGACGTGATCGCCACCGGTACGCCCGGCGGCGTCGGCGCCAAGCGCACCCCGCCGCTGTGGATGAAGGCGGGCGATGCGATCGAGATCGACATCGGCCCCGTGGGGATCCTGAGGAACAGGATCGTCGACGAGCCCTGA